A region of Planktomarina temperata RCA23 DNA encodes the following proteins:
- a CDS encoding LacI family DNA-binding transcriptional regulator, with product MQALTFIKSNKWEIIMRDSNRPSLEDVAALAGVSTASISRCINSPQKVAEPTRQRIQNAIETLGYVPHFGGRALARNRTNTIGAIIPTMDNAMFASGLQAFQETLSAAGVTLLVGSSNYDPDQEFDAIRSLLSQGADGLLLIGAARPEKTQAFLTQHAVPHVLAWCCPKTGHSPSVGFDNQKSGHDIAAHVLAHGHRKLAVICGLREGNDRATARVVGIKQAIASQSDAQLLGLEECKYSFEEAGAAFAQLLTGPEKASAVICGSDVLAVGALLQARKMGLRVPEDISITGFDDISLAQVTTPSLTTVRVPQHSMGRKAAEVLLALLNQEPGQNLRHELMTTIIDRGTLARI from the coding sequence ATGCAAGCGCTTACATTCATCAAGAGCAACAAATGGGAAATTATCATGCGCGACAGCAATCGCCCAAGCCTCGAAGACGTGGCCGCATTGGCCGGCGTGTCGACGGCGTCCATTTCACGTTGCATCAATTCGCCCCAAAAAGTCGCGGAACCCACCCGACAGCGGATTCAAAATGCCATTGAGACGCTCGGCTATGTGCCCCATTTCGGCGGTCGTGCTTTGGCACGCAATCGCACCAATACCATTGGTGCAATCATTCCGACGATGGACAACGCGATGTTCGCCAGCGGCCTGCAAGCCTTTCAAGAGACACTCAGTGCTGCCGGGGTGACCCTGCTGGTTGGCAGCTCAAACTATGACCCGGACCAGGAGTTCGACGCCATTCGCTCTTTGCTGTCACAGGGCGCCGATGGGTTGTTGCTGATTGGGGCGGCGCGGCCCGAAAAAACCCAGGCTTTTTTAACACAACACGCCGTGCCGCATGTCTTGGCATGGTGCTGCCCAAAAACAGGCCACTCGCCAAGCGTCGGCTTTGACAATCAAAAATCGGGCCATGATATCGCGGCGCATGTTTTGGCCCATGGGCACCGGAAATTGGCGGTGATTTGCGGCCTAAGAGAGGGCAATGATCGCGCCACCGCCCGCGTTGTAGGCATCAAACAAGCAATCGCAAGTCAAAGCGATGCGCAATTATTGGGTCTTGAAGAGTGTAAATATAGTTTCGAGGAGGCCGGCGCCGCTTTCGCGCAGCTTCTGACCGGGCCAGAAAAAGCCTCAGCAGTGATTTGCGGCAGTGATGTGTTGGCGGTCGGCGCCTTGCTGCAAGCCCGCAAGATGGGATTGCGCGTACCAGAAGACATTTCAATCACCGGATTTGACGATATTTCCTTGGCGCAAGTCACCACGCCTAGCCTGACAACCGTGCGCGTGCCGCAGCACTCAATGGGCCGTAAGGCAGCAGAGGTCTTGCTGGCCTTGCTCAATCAAGAGCCCGGGCAAAACCTACGGCACGAGCTGATGACAACCATCATCGACCGCGGCACCCTTGCGCGGATCTAG
- a CDS encoding trimethylamine methyltransferase family protein — MSDAPRRRSGGRAGNTRGNRGAIEQMPWRIVENTDRPIEPLTQEGIEAIHEGAMTILEDIGIEFLNTEALAIFKDAGCKVEGEKVFLDRHWVMEMIGKAPSEFTITPRNPAHELTVGGNKLLFGNVSSPPNYWDMELGRKVSGTREKCQDFFKLSQYFNCIHFVGGYPVEPVDVHASIRHLEATYDKLTLTDKAAHTYCLGSERVEDTMEMVRIAGGLSHEEFEAKPHMYTNINSTSPLKHDWPMIDGCLRLARRGQAIFVTPFTLAGAMAPVTMAGAVTQSIAEALCAIALFQYMRPGTPCVIGTFTSNVDMKTGAPAFGTAEYMRATQMTGQMGRFYKLPIRSSGVCAANVPDGQAMWETSNSLWAAVQSGSNVVYHAAGWLEGGLIASPEKFIMDCEVLQLIQRYFEPIITRTAPEDIAIEAIKEVGSSGHFFGVQHTQDRYETAFHQPFISDWRNYEGWELAGGIWTAERASAKYKEIMADYKKPPMDVAIHEELRAFVDRRISEGGAPTDF; from the coding sequence ATGAGTGATGCCCCAAGACGCCGGAGCGGAGGACGTGCTGGAAATACCCGTGGCAATCGCGGGGCGATTGAGCAGATGCCTTGGCGCATTGTGGAAAACACAGACCGCCCAATTGAGCCACTCACGCAGGAAGGTATTGAAGCCATCCACGAAGGGGCGATGACCATCTTGGAAGACATTGGAATCGAGTTTCTGAACACGGAAGCGCTCGCGATTTTTAAGGATGCCGGATGTAAGGTCGAGGGTGAGAAAGTTTTTCTCGATCGCCATTGGGTCATGGAGATGATCGGAAAAGCGCCATCAGAATTTACCATCACGCCGCGCAATCCAGCTCATGAGTTGACGGTTGGGGGCAATAAATTGCTGTTTGGCAATGTCTCTTCACCGCCGAATTATTGGGATATGGAATTGGGCCGGAAAGTGTCGGGCACAAGGGAAAAATGCCAAGATTTTTTCAAGCTTAGTCAATATTTCAACTGCATTCATTTTGTAGGCGGCTACCCTGTGGAGCCTGTGGATGTGCATGCCTCCATTCGTCATCTTGAGGCGACCTATGACAAGCTCACATTGACGGACAAAGCGGCCCATACCTATTGCTTGGGCTCAGAGCGTGTCGAAGACACAATGGAGATGGTGCGAATCGCTGGCGGGCTCAGTCATGAGGAGTTTGAAGCCAAACCGCATATGTATACCAATATCAATTCTACCAGCCCTTTGAAGCATGACTGGCCGATGATTGACGGGTGCTTGCGGCTCGCGCGGCGTGGGCAGGCGATTTTTGTCACACCTTTCACCCTGGCCGGTGCGATGGCTCCGGTCACCATGGCCGGGGCTGTGACGCAATCGATTGCTGAGGCGCTCTGTGCCATCGCGTTGTTTCAATATATGCGCCCGGGAACCCCCTGTGTGATTGGCACTTTTACCTCGAATGTGGATATGAAAACGGGCGCTCCAGCCTTTGGCACTGCGGAATATATGCGGGCCACGCAGATGACCGGACAGATGGGCCGGTTTTATAAACTGCCGATCCGCTCCTCAGGGGTCTGTGCCGCCAATGTCCCCGATGGGCAGGCGATGTGGGAGACCTCAAATTCGCTCTGGGCTGCTGTGCAGTCGGGTTCGAATGTGGTCTATCACGCCGCCGGCTGGTTGGAGGGAGGGCTGATTGCCTCGCCAGAGAAGTTCATCATGGATTGCGAAGTATTACAGCTTATTCAGCGCTATTTTGAACCGATCATCACGCGGACAGCGCCCGAAGATATCGCCATTGAGGCCATAAAGGAAGTTGGATCTTCAGGGCATTTCTTCGGAGTTCAGCATACCCAAGATCGCTATGAAACCGCCTTCCACCAACCCTTCATCAGCGATTGGCGCAATTATGAAGGATGGGAATTGGCCGGTGGTATTTGGACGGCTGAGCGGGCCTCGGCCAAATATAAGGAGATCATGGCGGATTATAAAAAACCGCCTATGGATGTGGCCATTCATGAAGAGTTGCGGGCTTTCGTCGATCGCCGAATTTCCGAAGGTGGAGCGCCAACTGATTTTTGA
- a CDS encoding TerC family protein produces the protein MFDTAMAYGQIIIADLILSGDNALIIGMAAAGLSPELRKRAILYGMVIAAVLRIVFAVIATTLLGIPGILFIGSVLLFWVCWRLFQEIREGLERDAQEAMLTAGDLEQGYTGAPRKTMAGALISITIADVSMSLDNVLAVAAIADGDKQILIFGLGLAIVLMAFAATLIMKLLTNYPWISWLGLIVLLYVAGEMMFRGFFDINHGVGPLLGLVEGWEISKSH, from the coding sequence ATGTTTGATACTGCAATGGCCTATGGTCAAATCATAATCGCGGATTTGATCCTGTCAGGTGACAATGCTTTGATCATCGGTATGGCTGCGGCTGGCCTCTCTCCAGAATTGCGCAAACGCGCTATTTTGTACGGTATGGTGATTGCGGCTGTCCTGCGGATTGTATTTGCCGTGATCGCAACAACCCTTCTCGGTATACCCGGCATATTGTTCATTGGCTCCGTGCTGCTTTTTTGGGTATGCTGGCGTCTGTTTCAAGAAATCCGCGAGGGTCTCGAGCGAGATGCGCAGGAGGCGATGCTGACCGCCGGTGATCTTGAGCAGGGCTACACAGGAGCGCCACGAAAAACCATGGCCGGCGCCCTGATCTCAATCACGATTGCAGATGTCTCCATGTCGCTCGACAATGTTCTCGCCGTGGCGGCAATTGCCGATGGCGACAAACAAATCTTGATTTTTGGTCTGGGATTGGCGATCGTACTCATGGCATTCGCGGCCACTTTGATTATGAAGTTGCTTACAAATTATCCATGGATATCCTGGTTGGGACTGATTGTACTACTCTACGTTGCCGGTGAAATGATGTTCCGTGGCTTTTTCGACATTAACCACGGTGTGGGGCCTCTTTTGGGGCTCGTGGAAGGCTGGGAGATCAGCAAAAGCCACTAA
- the hisD gene encoding histidinol dehydrogenase codes for MARVYLKKSTKTASTGGDDVRATVMGILNDIETGGDAAALDYAAKFDGYDGNLILTEAEIQAACDLVPEKLKRDIQFAHANVKRFAEAQRGTITDFETEIVPGLIAGQKSIPCNAAGCYIPGGRYSHIASAIMTVTTAKVAGCQHITACSPPAKDAGIAPAIIYAAHHCGADKILAMGGVQGVASMTFGLFGLPEADIIVGPGNQFVAEAKRILFGRVGIDMIAGPTDSLVIADGTADAAIVAADLVGQAEHGYNSPVWLVTDNEPLAQKVLEIVPGLIADLPELNRINAEAAWRDYAEVILCEDREEMAATSDEYAPEHLTVQADDLDWWLDRLSCYGSLFLGEETTVAYGDKASGPNHCLPTSRSAKYTGGLSVHKYMKLVTWQRATRDGAKDVAIATARISRLEGMEGHARTADIRLAKYYPGENFDLSAQG; via the coding sequence ATGGCTCGGGTCTATCTCAAGAAATCTACAAAAACCGCTTCGACTGGCGGCGATGATGTGCGCGCAACGGTCATGGGAATTCTCAACGATATCGAAACGGGGGGCGACGCCGCCGCGCTTGACTATGCGGCGAAGTTTGATGGGTATGATGGAAATTTGATTTTAACTGAGGCAGAAATCCAAGCGGCTTGCGATTTGGTGCCAGAAAAGTTGAAGCGAGATATTCAGTTTGCCCATGCCAATGTGAAACGCTTCGCCGAGGCGCAACGCGGTACGATCACAGATTTTGAGACAGAAATTGTGCCGGGCTTGATTGCCGGGCAAAAGAGCATCCCTTGCAATGCGGCTGGCTGCTATATCCCCGGCGGGCGTTACAGCCATATCGCCAGTGCGATTATGACTGTAACCACAGCGAAGGTTGCCGGTTGCCAGCATATCACAGCTTGTTCGCCTCCTGCCAAAGACGCAGGCATTGCGCCAGCAATTATCTATGCGGCCCACCACTGCGGTGCCGATAAAATTTTGGCCATGGGCGGGGTTCAGGGCGTGGCCTCGATGACCTTTGGACTGTTTGGTCTGCCTGAGGCGGATATCATTGTCGGGCCGGGCAATCAGTTTGTGGCAGAGGCCAAGCGCATATTGTTCGGCCGTGTCGGTATTGATATGATCGCGGGTCCAACCGATAGTTTGGTGATCGCTGACGGCACTGCGGATGCTGCGATTGTCGCCGCCGATTTGGTCGGGCAGGCGGAACACGGGTATAATTCACCCGTGTGGCTGGTGACGGATAATGAACCTTTGGCGCAAAAAGTCCTGGAAATTGTTCCGGGTCTAATTGCGGATTTGCCCGAGCTTAATCGGATCAATGCGGAAGCGGCTTGGCGGGATTATGCGGAGGTTATTCTGTGCGAAGATCGCGAAGAAATGGCGGCCACCTCCGACGAATATGCGCCTGAGCATTTGACCGTTCAAGCCGATGATCTGGATTGGTGGTTGGATCGGTTGAGCTGCTATGGCTCTTTGTTCCTCGGTGAGGAAACCACGGTTGCCTATGGCGATAAGGCCTCTGGTCCAAACCATTGCTTGCCTACCTCGCGTTCGGCCAAATACACCGGCGGCCTGTCTGTCCATAAATACATGAAATTGGTCACTTGGCAGCGCGCCACCCGCGATGGAGCCAAAGACGTGGCGATTGCCACTGCACGCATTTCCCGGCTCGAGGGCATGGAAGGCCATGCGCGCACCGCGGATATTCGTTTGGCGAAATATTATCCGGGTGAAAACTTTGATCTGTCAGCGCAGGGCTAA
- a CDS encoding TRAP transporter substrate-binding protein, with amino-acid sequence MFNLKTLAKTAAITVAGLAFAPAAFADGHTKVLRIQSVLPTTGDEIKMVRDFGEDVYALTGGSLKLEVLAAGAVVGSRDVLDAVDAGLVEGGFAWTHYWGGKHVAANLFGAPIAGAGVGLDALSFLSWFQYGGGKELYDQLWDEMGVNVKGFMLQPVGPEALGWFSEPIASMDDFRKYRFRAPPGMVGQAYKDIGVASVAMGGGDILPALEKGTIDAAEWCCPVADMAFGFQKVLKHYYLQGLHQVVVNADLYVNGDFYDALTDTEKKALEVAANASLSKSMSYRILANGKALKDLTDNHGVILHDTPADYFPAYMGAAKALLEKGAAENEFFAEVWQSQKDFADVAVPFWAGAQASNAALGKAHADSLK; translated from the coding sequence ATGTTTAACCTGAAAACACTTGCCAAGACAGCTGCTATTACTGTAGCCGGCTTGGCTTTTGCGCCAGCGGCGTTTGCCGATGGTCATACAAAAGTACTGCGCATTCAATCAGTCTTACCAACCACTGGTGACGAGATTAAAATGGTTAGGGACTTTGGTGAAGACGTCTATGCCTTGACTGGCGGATCTTTGAAGCTTGAAGTTCTTGCTGCTGGTGCAGTGGTGGGATCCAGAGATGTTTTGGATGCCGTGGATGCAGGGCTGGTTGAAGGTGGCTTTGCTTGGACACACTATTGGGGCGGTAAACACGTCGCTGCTAACCTCTTTGGTGCTCCCATAGCTGGCGCCGGCGTTGGTCTGGACGCACTGTCGTTCTTGTCATGGTTCCAATATGGTGGTGGCAAGGAATTGTATGACCAACTTTGGGATGAAATGGGAGTCAATGTAAAAGGCTTTATGCTTCAACCCGTGGGTCCAGAAGCACTAGGTTGGTTCTCTGAGCCAATTGCCTCCATGGACGACTTCCGCAAATACCGTTTCCGCGCCCCTCCAGGCATGGTTGGTCAAGCTTATAAAGACATCGGCGTCGCCTCTGTAGCGATGGGTGGAGGCGACATCCTCCCCGCTTTGGAAAAAGGCACAATCGACGCAGCTGAATGGTGCTGCCCAGTGGCAGATATGGCTTTTGGATTTCAAAAAGTTCTGAAGCATTACTACCTGCAGGGTCTTCACCAGGTCGTGGTTAATGCTGACCTGTATGTAAACGGAGACTTCTATGATGCCCTGACCGATACCGAGAAAAAAGCCCTTGAAGTAGCTGCTAATGCTTCTCTATCAAAGTCAATGTCATATCGTATCCTTGCAAACGGAAAAGCGCTTAAAGATCTCACAGACAACCACGGCGTTATCTTGCATGATACTCCAGCGGATTATTTCCCAGCATATATGGGTGCTGCGAAGGCGCTCCTTGAAAAAGGTGCTGCAGAAAACGAATTCTTTGCTGAAGTTTGGCAGTCTCAGAAAGACTTTGCAGACGTTGCGGTTCCCTTCTGGGCTGGCGCACAGGCTTCAAACGCTGCCCTAGGCAAGGCACACGCTGATAGCTTGAAGTAA
- a CDS encoding GMC family oxidoreductase encodes MVFDFVIVGAGSAGCALANRLSADPKYSVALLEAGGRDINPWIHIPVGYFKTMDNPKTDWRYRTESDPGLNGRDIPWPRGRVLGGCSSINGLLYVRGQAEDFNHWRQLGNTGWAWEDVLPYFKRAETWKGDGTENSERGTDGPLSVSPTRLKREIVDKWLDAAVGAGYKRNPDYNSSDQEGVGYFQLTLDKGRRCSSAVAYLKPARNRKNLTIITHAQVERLLVEKGEAKGVVANIKGQSQTIRARREVILSAGAIGSPQILMLSGIGDAQELKAKGIEPICDLPGVGKNLQDHLQARPVFKTNLSTINIETNNIFKQGLIALQYAISQTGPMTMAASLGTGFLKTDPMLATPDIQFHIQPFSASAPADGPHTFSAFTASVLQLRPESTGHLELKSADWRDHPAIHPNYLATKLDQDTIVKGIQIARRIAQFEPLKSHIIEEFIPGSKIGMDDYDATLNWARDNSVTIYHPTGTCKMGQDDLAVVDVRLKVRGLKGLRVADCSIMPTITSGNTNAPAIMIGEKLSDMILEDAR; translated from the coding sequence TTGGTATTTGACTTTGTAATCGTTGGAGCGGGATCAGCCGGCTGTGCGCTGGCAAATCGGCTGTCGGCAGATCCAAAATACTCAGTGGCTTTGCTGGAAGCAGGTGGACGTGACATCAATCCATGGATCCACATCCCGGTCGGTTATTTCAAAACGATGGACAACCCCAAAACAGATTGGCGCTATCGTACGGAAAGCGATCCGGGACTGAATGGCCGGGATATTCCCTGGCCGCGGGGTCGGGTGTTAGGGGGCTGCAGCTCGATCAACGGCCTACTCTATGTGCGCGGGCAAGCCGAAGATTTTAATCATTGGCGGCAACTCGGCAACACTGGCTGGGCGTGGGAAGACGTTCTGCCCTATTTCAAACGCGCAGAAACTTGGAAGGGCGATGGCACCGAGAATTCAGAGCGGGGCACAGACGGTCCGCTGTCCGTATCCCCGACCCGTTTGAAGCGCGAAATCGTAGACAAATGGCTCGATGCCGCCGTCGGCGCTGGATATAAACGTAATCCCGATTACAACAGTTCAGATCAAGAAGGGGTGGGGTATTTCCAACTGACCCTGGACAAAGGGCGGCGCTGCTCCAGCGCGGTGGCCTATCTAAAACCCGCGCGCAATCGCAAAAACCTCACCATTATCACCCATGCGCAGGTCGAGAGACTGCTGGTTGAAAAGGGTGAGGCCAAGGGCGTTGTTGCCAATATCAAAGGCCAAAGCCAAACCATCCGCGCCCGCCGGGAAGTGATCTTGAGCGCGGGCGCCATCGGTTCACCGCAAATTCTCATGCTCTCAGGCATTGGCGACGCACAGGAACTGAAGGCAAAGGGGATCGAGCCGATCTGCGATCTGCCAGGCGTTGGAAAAAATCTGCAAGATCATCTGCAAGCACGGCCGGTTTTCAAAACAAATCTTTCAACCATAAACATCGAGACCAATAATATTTTCAAACAGGGCCTGATCGCCTTGCAATACGCCATAAGCCAAACCGGACCAATGACTATGGCCGCCAGTCTTGGCACCGGTTTTTTGAAAACAGATCCGATGCTGGCAACACCAGATATTCAGTTTCATATCCAACCGTTCAGCGCCTCTGCGCCAGCTGATGGGCCACATACGTTTTCGGCCTTCACCGCCTCCGTGCTGCAATTGCGCCCGGAAAGCACGGGTCATCTCGAGTTAAAATCCGCAGATTGGCGGGATCACCCAGCCATTCACCCCAATTACTTGGCCACAAAACTCGATCAAGACACCATCGTGAAGGGCATCCAAATAGCGCGCCGCATTGCGCAGTTTGAGCCATTGAAATCACATATCATCGAAGAATTTATCCCCGGGTCAAAGATCGGCATGGACGATTATGACGCAACATTGAATTGGGCCCGCGACAATAGCGTGACAATCTATCATCCAACGGGCACCTGCAAAATGGGTCAGGATGACTTGGCCGTTGTCGATGTACGTTTGAAAGTGCGGGGCCTAAAAGGTCTGCGCGTCGCTGATTGCTCCATCATGCCCACGATCACCTCTGGCAACACAAATGCTCCGGCGATCATGATTGGTGAAAAACTGTCGGATATGATTTTGGAGGACGCCCGTTGA
- a CDS encoding TRAP transporter large permease subunit, which translates to MAEEVDPKKLEIADELIAERRAERPGETPDGMTPWQKPITAAIDIANDWAGKLLCLLMVPLIGVVVFEVIARNSFAIMSGYGWDQLARNIGLGPTVFAYDISRMIAGVLFMGAAGYGLMRGVHIRADFIYRNWSDKTQATVDALAYMAFFIPSMIFFTIITSQYWLVAYNSGETAFDSTWGPVLWPARLAMPVGGLLLLLQGFPELFRAFHKMGKEREAIFVKLLVPYFIIVGAIVISVFYPNSLPLSDWFSGLIAEGPGLSKPTIGLIMLGAMLFVIFIGFPISFTLIFLAFVFGIWGSNFKLTTLLMTLNTNSTMLNDQLMAVPLFILMGIVMEAAGLMERLFASIQMIMSRIRGSLYIAVLIVSTIFAAATGIVGASVTLLGIMAGATMSRSGYNVQLAAGTITAGGTLGILIPPSIMLIVMGPVLDVSTLDLFRGAFIPGAILAILYLVYTLGRCWINPALGPILAEEDQPETSKNYGLEVILICMGVLAICRVFGLSLSGALSLFPFSGLLVLIAVLMIAHGAYRSLKVLRLAVPIAVAVQAAWAATQLMNSNGLGFGVLYHTMWLLFMGFTAYKSFALYRPDTAENFHFSELWDEFFAGLMPPTILISFALGSILFGFATPAEAAAMGAFGAILLSISYGKFKISGFFDSLIKALEITVLIMFLVAASNFFGAEFSSLGTPKMMTEALLQLDLSPYMILILIMVLIFLLGWPLEWVPIVLIVIPVLLPTVMALDLPGFESQYDKMVWFGIMVAVNLQTAWLSPPVALSAYFLKGVVPNWDLKDIYLGMMQFMVVQLIGLILLFMFPQLVLWLPKAMGG; encoded by the coding sequence ATGGCTGAAGAAGTTGATCCAAAAAAGCTGGAAATAGCCGATGAGCTAATTGCTGAGCGTCGGGCGGAACGACCTGGGGAAACACCAGATGGCATGACGCCTTGGCAGAAGCCAATTACTGCAGCAATCGATATTGCTAACGATTGGGCAGGCAAGCTTTTGTGCTTACTTATGGTTCCGTTAATCGGAGTAGTCGTTTTTGAGGTGATTGCTCGTAACTCTTTTGCAATCATGTCCGGCTATGGATGGGATCAGCTAGCTCGAAATATAGGGTTAGGCCCAACGGTTTTTGCATACGATATCAGCCGTATGATTGCCGGCGTACTGTTTATGGGTGCAGCGGGATATGGTTTAATGCGTGGTGTACATATTCGGGCTGATTTTATTTATCGAAACTGGTCTGATAAAACGCAAGCGACGGTTGATGCTTTAGCGTACATGGCATTCTTCATTCCATCGATGATTTTCTTTACTATAATTACATCACAATACTGGCTTGTAGCCTACAATTCTGGCGAAACTGCGTTTGACAGCACCTGGGGGCCAGTCCTTTGGCCCGCTCGCTTAGCTATGCCAGTTGGGGGACTTTTGCTGTTGCTGCAAGGATTTCCAGAATTATTTCGCGCTTTTCACAAAATGGGCAAAGAGCGTGAGGCAATCTTTGTTAAATTATTAGTACCATACTTCATTATCGTTGGCGCAATCGTGATATCAGTTTTCTACCCAAATTCTCTACCACTCTCGGATTGGTTTTCTGGACTAATCGCAGAAGGCCCCGGACTATCAAAACCGACCATCGGACTAATTATGCTGGGCGCGATGCTCTTTGTGATATTTATTGGTTTTCCAATTTCGTTCACATTAATTTTTTTAGCATTTGTGTTTGGAATCTGGGGATCAAATTTTAAATTGACCACCCTTTTGATGACACTAAACACTAATTCCACCATGCTAAACGATCAATTAATGGCAGTGCCACTATTTATTTTGATGGGTATTGTAATGGAAGCGGCAGGATTAATGGAGCGCCTGTTTGCTTCAATCCAAATGATTATGTCACGCATTCGGGGCTCACTTTACATAGCTGTTCTGATCGTTTCCACAATTTTCGCGGCCGCTACGGGCATTGTGGGAGCTTCAGTTACCCTACTAGGCATTATGGCCGGTGCAACAATGAGCCGGTCCGGTTACAATGTCCAATTGGCAGCTGGAACAATTACCGCGGGCGGCACTTTAGGAATATTAATCCCCCCATCAATCATGCTTATAGTGATGGGCCCTGTCCTGGATGTTTCAACATTAGACTTGTTCCGCGGAGCCTTCATTCCAGGCGCAATCCTAGCCATCCTGTATTTGGTTTATACACTGGGCCGTTGCTGGATCAATCCTGCTTTAGGCCCAATTCTAGCTGAAGAGGATCAACCAGAGACCTCCAAGAATTATGGGCTGGAAGTGATACTAATATGCATGGGTGTGTTGGCTATATGTAGGGTCTTTGGTTTGTCTCTTAGCGGCGCATTAAGCTTATTTCCTTTTAGCGGCTTGCTAGTACTGATTGCAGTTCTGATGATTGCCCACGGTGCGTACCGTAGTTTAAAAGTGCTACGTCTGGCAGTCCCAATCGCAGTGGCGGTCCAGGCAGCTTGGGCTGCAACACAGTTAATGAATTCAAATGGGTTAGGGTTCGGTGTTCTTTATCACACCATGTGGCTATTATTTATGGGTTTCACCGCATACAAGTCTTTTGCATTATACCGCCCAGATACTGCAGAAAACTTTCATTTCTCAGAGCTCTGGGACGAGTTTTTTGCTGGCCTAATGCCACCGACCATACTAATTTCCTTCGCCTTAGGTTCAATCTTGTTTGGCTTTGCAACACCTGCAGAGGCTGCTGCAATGGGCGCATTTGGTGCAATTTTGTTGTCTATAAGTTACGGTAAGTTCAAAATTTCTGGGTTCTTCGATAGCCTGATTAAGGCCTTGGAAATCACTGTTTTGATCATGTTCTTGGTTGCGGCTTCCAATTTCTTTGGAGCCGAGTTTTCTTCACTCGGCACCCCAAAAATGATGACTGAAGCCTTGCTACAGTTGGATTTATCACCGTACATGATCTTAATACTAATAATGGTACTGATTTTTCTTCTTGGCTGGCCATTGGAGTGGGTACCAATTGTTTTGATCGTAATACCTGTATTACTACCGACAGTAATGGCATTGGATTTGCCAGGCTTTGAGAGCCAATACGACAAGATGGTTTGGTTCGGCATAATGGTGGCAGTTAACCTACAAACTGCATGGCTAAGTCCACCAGTGGCTCTATCTGCGTACTTTCTAAAAGGCGTAGTCCCCAATTGGGATTTAAAAGATATCTACCTTGGGATGATGCAATTTATGGTTGTACAATTAATCGGCTTGATCTTGCTATTTATGTTCCCGCAGCTCGTACTTTGGCTACCTAAAGCAATGGGTGGATAA
- a CDS encoding IclR family transcriptional regulator, translated as MEGRIPTNLRTLLILEVLGTSDRALSPTEINQSIGLPKQTIHRLCAKLEQEGFLAREEDGKKLRPTRRSRLMASGLLYASRFHIARHQVMQRVADEVGETVNFVIPDSEGMIYVDRVETDWPFRVQLPVGTHVPFHCTASGKTFLASLAPKARQAMVRSLHLKELTPNTLRTEDALLTELKQVAKNGYAFDREEFFTGMVAMAVPILDERRRYVASLAFHGPVQRLTYEEAWSKRQVLIDGARLMRDVLFE; from the coding sequence ATGGAAGGTCGCATTCCTACGAATTTACGCACCTTGCTGATCCTAGAGGTTTTGGGGACGTCGGATCGTGCGCTATCGCCCACTGAGATTAACCAATCTATCGGCCTGCCCAAGCAAACCATCCACCGCCTCTGCGCCAAGCTGGAACAAGAGGGGTTTTTGGCTCGCGAAGAGGATGGCAAGAAACTGCGCCCAACGCGGCGCTCGCGGCTTATGGCGTCAGGTCTGCTGTATGCCTCCCGCTTTCACATCGCACGTCACCAGGTGATGCAGCGTGTGGCGGATGAAGTTGGTGAGACTGTCAACTTCGTGATCCCCGATAGTGAAGGGATGATTTATGTCGACCGGGTCGAAACTGACTGGCCTTTTCGGGTGCAATTGCCTGTGGGCACCCATGTGCCGTTTCACTGCACGGCCAGCGGCAAAACCTTTCTGGCCAGCCTGGCCCCCAAGGCCCGTCAGGCGATGGTGCGCAGTTTGCATCTCAAGGAATTAACGCCCAACACGCTGCGCACGGAAGATGCGCTTTTGACGGAACTCAAGCAGGTGGCGAAAAATGGCTATGCGTTTGACCGAGAGGAATTTTTCACCGGTATGGTGGCGATGGCCGTGCCAATTCTGGACGAACGCAGACGCTATGTGGCCTCTTTGGCCTTTCACGGCCCAGTTCAGAGGTTGACCTATGAAGAGGCCTGGTCAAAGCGGCAGGTGCTCATTGATGGCGCGCGATTGATGCGTGACGTCTTGTTTGAATGA